A single window of Dermacentor albipictus isolate Rhodes 1998 colony chromosome 1, USDA_Dalb.pri_finalv2, whole genome shotgun sequence DNA harbors:
- the LOC135907690 gene encoding solute carrier family 22 member 1-like, whose protein sequence is MVPTCLLLLLYYTVDESPSWLLETGNVKEAERIALRAASINKVSPEHCRDLMAAQAAAIKARSREAGNSSGICSPQFRACTITMCYMWAAISYAFDAFVVNDGVPVGETTTALSFIVAFSVPVVSSPFITTFGYRNTVSTSALVFAVTLTILATDPREQTALRDSLVILMRATGTACFAFYLIIYVVAYQVMTRCLSLSVGLAFSRLGDTLAQMSPALLGGRRTTLQLAIAAALMSLFVVGAELAPCHIDVRQQYQLAHRKSSGLVTSEDRKRAMQETLVRMPTEAVKHRGTPITKDRATSSDIPLGTTPEKTH, encoded by the coding sequence ATGGTTCCAACGTGCCTTCTCCTGCTACTTTATTACACCGTCGATGAGTCACCCAGCTGGCTTTTGGAGACCGGCAACGTCAAAGAAGCCGAGCGCATCGCTTTGCGTGCGGCAAGTATAAACAAGGTCTCCCCAGAGCACTGCCGAGATCTCATGGCAGCTCAGGCAGCGGCGATTAAGGCTCGTAGTCGGGAGGCTGGAAATAGCAGCGGTATCTGCAGCCCACAGTTCAGAGCTTGCACCATTACCATGTGCTATATGTGGGCTGCGATAAGCTACGCCTTCGACGCCTTCGTCGTTAACGACGGTGTTCCCGTCGGGGAAACCACAACAGCGTTGAGTTTCATCGTGGCCTTCAGTGTGCCCGTGGTCTCGTCGCCGTTCATTACTACCTTCGGCTACAGGAACACCGTGAGCACCTCCGCACTCGTCTTTGCCGTAACACTGACCATCCTGGCCACTGACCCACGGGAGCAGACTGCGTTGCGTGATTCGCTCGTAATTTTAATGCGCGCAACTGGAACCGCGTGCTTTGCGTTCTATCTCATCATATACGTCGTCGCGTACCAGGTCATGACCCGCTGCCTAAGTCTCTCCGTGGGTCTCGCCTTCAGCCGCTTGGGTGATACCTTGGCCCAGATGAGTCCAGCGCTGCTTGGTGGCCGCCGTACAACGTTGCAGCTTGCCATTGCTGCCGCCTTGATGTCACTTTTTGTGGTGGGCGCCGAACTTGCGCCCTGCCACATTGACGTTAGGCAGCAATACCAATTAGCGCACCGCAAGAGCTCCGGCCTCGTAACAAGCGAGGATAGGAAGCGCGCCATGCAAGAGACACTGGTGCGTATGCCAACGGAGGCCGTGAAGCACCGGGGCACCCCCATCACGAAGGACAGAGCAACATCAAGCGACATACCATTAGGAACAACTCCCGAAAAGACACACTAG
- the LOC135907681 gene encoding beta-alanine transporter-like: MAAHHDRRATTPLFVSGELALVKPAPKRLGNQVPYGYGAYQMLHVFGAVIVVYSYGLHYESFRLTAGVMDHWCRRPDSMKNLSVDEWKQLAIPVDERGEHSHCTMRDPPDGGHAARIVPCASWEFDLDQYGNNIVSHWNLVCDRRWLIDVARLVYAAASIATLPAVGALADSVGRKAVLFFTVPVVLISGAASAMPNDFQFFVGVRAVVSASTSALVVPVYGMVYELSPSEKNIVII; encoded by the coding sequence ATGGCCGCACACCACGACCGACGGGCCACGACTCCACTATTTGTGTCCGGCGAATTAGCCCTGGTGAAGCCAGCGCCGAAGCGGTTAGGGAATCAGGTGCCGTATGGCTACGGCGCCTACCAAATGCTACACGTATTCGGCGCAGTCATCGTAGTCTACAGCTACGGGCTGCACTACGAGAGCTTCAGGCTAACAGCTGGCGTAATGGATCACTGGTGCAGGCGGCCCGATTCCATGAAGAACCTCAGCGTGGACGAGTGGAAACAGCTGGCCATACCGGTGGACGAGCGAGGCGAGCACAGCCACTGTACAATGCGCGACCCCCCGGACGGTGGCCATGCGGCTCGCATCGTGCCTTGCGCATCGTGGGAGTTCGACCTCGACCAATACGGCAACAACATCGTCAGCCACTGGAACCTCGTGTGCGACAGGCGCTGGCTCATCGACGTCGCGAGGCTCGTGTACGCGGCTGCCAGCATAGCCACGCTGCCTGCAGTCGGAGCGCTCGCGGACAGCGTCGGCCGCAAGGCGGTACTCTTCTTCACCGTACCTGTAGTCCTCATATCGGGCGCCGCTAGTGCCATGCCGAATGACTTCCAGTTCTTCGTGGGTGTGCGTGCCGTCGTGTCAGCCTCCACGAGTGCCCTCGTGGTACCTGTGTACGGGATGGTTTATGAATTGTCGCCGAGTGAAAAAAATATcgtgattatatag
- the LOC135907671 gene encoding solute carrier family 22 member 6-like produces MAAHHDQRATTPLSVPGESAPTKPAPKRLGNQVPYGCGAYQMLHVFGAVIILYNYGLHYESFRLTAGVMDHWCRRPDSMKNLSVDEWKQLAIPVDERGEHSHCTMRDPPDGGHAARIVPCASWEFDLDQYGNNIVSHWNLVCDRRWLIDVARLVYAAASIATLPAVGALADSVGRQAVLFLTVPVVLISGTASAMPNDFHFFVGVRAVVSASTSALVVPVYALVYELSPIEKYRDYVIMIAISALVLSPITLLTAQLVKAGWATLQLILMVPTCLLLLLYYIIDESPSWLLETGNVKEAERIALRAASINKVSPEHCRDLMAAQAAEIKARSREAGNSSGICSPQFRACTITMCFMWAAISYAYDAFVLNDGVLVGEITTALSFIVSFIVLVVSTPFIPTFGYRNTVSTTALVFAVTLIILATDLRQQTALRDSLVIIMCATGTVCFTFYLIIYVVAYPVVTRCLSISVGFAFSRLGDTLAQMSPALLGGRRTTLQLAIAAALMSLFVVGAELVPCHIDVRQEYQLAPRKSSGLVTSEDRKRAMQETLVRMPREAVKHRGTPITKDRATSSDLPLGTTPEKTH; encoded by the coding sequence ATGGCCGCACATCACGACCAACGGGCCACGACTCCACTATCTGTGCCCGGCGAATCAGCCCCGACGAAGCCAGCGCCGAAGCGGTTAGGGAACCAGGTGCCGTATGGGTGCGGCGCCTACCAAATGCTACACGTATTCGGCGCAGTCATCATACTCTACAACTACGGGCTGCACTACGAGAGCTTCAGGCTAACAGCTGGCGTAATGGATCACTGGTGCAGGCGGCCCGATTCCATGAAGAACCTCAGCGTGGACGAGTGGAAACAGCTGGCCATACCGGTGGACGAGCGAGGCGAGCACAGCCACTGTACAATGCGCGATCCCCCGGACGGTGGCCATGCGGCTCGCATCGTGCCTTGCGCATCGTGGGAGTTCGACCTCGACCAATACGGCAACAACATCGTCAGCCACTGGAACCTCGTGTGCGACAGGCGCTGGCTCATCGACGTCGCGAGGCTCGTGTACGCGGCTGCCAGCATAGCCACGCTGCCTGCAGTCGGAGCGCTCGCGGACAGCGTCGGCCGCCAGGCGGTACTCTTCTTAACCGTACCTGTAGTCCTCATATCGGGCACCGCTAGTGCCATGCCGAATGACTTCCACTTTTTCGTGGGTGTGCGTGCCGTCGTGTCAGCCTCCACGAGTGCCCTCGTGGTACCTGTGTACGCGCTGGTTTATGAATTGTCCCCGATAGAAAAATATCGTGATTATGTAATCATGATCGCGATATCTGCGTTGGTGCTATCACCGATCACGCTGCTTACCGCTCAACTCGTGAAGGCAGGATGGGCGACGCTGCAGCTGATACTGATGGTTCCAACGTGCCTTCTCCTGCTACTTTATTACATCATCGATGAGTCACCCAGCTGGCTTTTGGAGACCGGCAACGTCAAAGAAGCCGAGCGCATCGCTTTGCGTGCGGCAAGTATAAACAAGGTCTCCCCAGAGCACTGCCGAGATCTCATGGCAGCTCAGGCAGCGGAGATTAAGGCTCGTAGTCGGGAGGCTGGAAATAGCAGCGGTATCTGCAGCCCACAGTTCAGAGCTTGCACCATTACCATGTGCTTTATGTGGGCTGCGATAAGCTACGCCTACGACGCCTTCGTCCTTAACGACGGTGTTTTGGTCGGGGAAATCACAACCGCGCTGAGTTTCATCGTCTCTTTCATTGTGCTCGTGGTCTCAACGCCGTTCATTCCTACCTTCGGCTACAGGAACACCGTGAGCACCACCGCACTCGTCTTTGCCGTAACACTGATCATCCTGGCCACTGACCTACGGCAGCAGACTGCGTTGCGTGATTCACTCGTAATTATAATGTGCGCAACTGGAACCGTTTGCTTTACGTTCTATCTCATCATATACGTCGTCGCGTACCCGGTCGTGACCCGCTGCCTTAGTATCTCCGTGGGTTTCGCGTTCAGCCGCTTGGGTGATACCTTGGCCCAGATGAGTCCAGCGCTGCTTGGTGGCCGCCGTACAACGTTGCAGCTTGCCATTGCTGCCGCCTTGATGTCACTTTTCGTGGTTGGCGCCGAACTTGTGCCCTGCCACATTGACGTTAGGCAGGAATACCAATTAGCGCCCCGCAAGAGCTCAGGCCTCGTGACAAGCGAGGATAGGAAGCGCGCCATGCAAGAGACACTGGTGCGTATGCCAAGGGAGGCCGTGAAGCACCGGGGCACCCCCATCACGAAGGACAGAGCAACATCAAGCGACTTACCATTAGGAACAACTCCCGAAAAGACACACTAG